The following are encoded together in the Gilvimarinus sp. DA14 genome:
- a CDS encoding phosphate-starvation-inducible PsiE family protein gives MSDNKEPVTPPNSAEKHRHHELHQELPVDFPDAYFRGLHRIIRFAIRVLALLMVFVILWGVVDVVYIIYERLITAPVLLLNINDIFYTFGAFMAVLIAVEIFINIRLYLGTNVFPVQLVVATALMAIARKVIVLDFDAFTPMYLLGIAATTLALGITYWLLNDRTRNVSDDNSVAPR, from the coding sequence ATGAGCGACAACAAGGAACCAGTCACTCCACCAAACTCCGCCGAGAAGCATCGACACCATGAGCTACACCAGGAACTGCCGGTGGACTTTCCCGATGCCTATTTTCGCGGCCTGCACCGGATCATTCGTTTCGCTATACGCGTGCTGGCCCTGCTTATGGTGTTTGTCATCTTGTGGGGTGTGGTAGATGTCGTGTACATCATTTACGAAAGGCTGATCACGGCGCCCGTGCTACTGCTGAATATCAACGATATCTTTTACACCTTTGGCGCCTTTATGGCGGTATTAATCGCGGTAGAGATTTTTATCAATATCCGCCTTTATTTGGGCACCAATGTTTTCCCGGTGCAACTGGTGGTGGCGACTGCGCTGATGGCTATCGCCCGTAAGGTGATTGTGCTGGATTTCGATGCCTTCACCCCTATGTATTTGCTCGGCATAGCGGCCACGACACTGGCCTTAGGTATCACCTATTGGTTATTGAACGACCGGACCAGAAACGTCAGCGATGACAATAGCGTCGCGCCTCGCTAG
- a CDS encoding ParD-like family protein, which produces MGIVKISDELHDELRRTSRVMERSINAQAEFWLKIGRLAEQHQHLSFAELIQQSLKEARARE; this is translated from the coding sequence ATGGGTATTGTAAAAATCTCTGACGAACTGCACGACGAATTGCGCCGCACCAGCCGGGTAATGGAGCGCTCCATTAACGCTCAGGCCGAGTTTTGGCTGAAAATCGGCCGTCTGGCGGAGCAGCACCAACATCTGAGCTTTGCCGAGCTTATCCAGCAGAGTCTAAAAGAGGCCAGAGCTCGTGAATAA
- the map gene encoding type I methionyl aminopeptidase, translating into MNNVVIKSPEAIEKMRRAGRLLAQVFTELDKQVKPGVTTMALNHWVETYIREELDARPASLGQYDYPYCLNASPDIVICHGFPTDKPLKEGTIVNLDITLGKDGYIADSSKMYTIGEVTPLAQKLVDETYTAMWSGINAVKPGNTLGDIGYAIASHARNNGFSVVREFCGHGIGQQMHEAPQVLHYGAPGAGLELREGMTFTIEPMINQGNAKTRTLKDGWTVVTRDKKLSAQWEHTVLVTATGAEVLTLRPEEHAHEMPSP; encoded by the coding sequence GTGAATAACGTAGTGATTAAATCACCAGAGGCGATTGAGAAAATGCGCCGCGCCGGGCGCTTGCTGGCACAGGTTTTTACCGAACTGGATAAACAGGTGAAACCCGGGGTAACCACCATGGCCCTCAATCATTGGGTAGAGACCTATATACGCGAAGAACTTGACGCCCGCCCCGCCAGTCTCGGGCAGTACGATTACCCCTACTGCCTGAACGCCTCGCCAGACATTGTAATCTGCCACGGTTTTCCAACGGATAAACCGCTAAAAGAAGGCACTATTGTCAATCTGGACATCACTCTGGGAAAGGACGGCTACATCGCCGACTCAAGCAAAATGTATACGATTGGCGAAGTCACGCCACTGGCCCAAAAGCTGGTGGATGAGACTTACACCGCCATGTGGAGCGGTATCAATGCGGTAAAGCCAGGTAACACCCTGGGCGACATTGGCTATGCCATTGCCAGTCATGCGCGCAATAACGGTTTTAGCGTAGTGCGGGAGTTCTGTGGCCACGGCATTGGCCAGCAAATGCACGAGGCACCGCAAGTGCTGCATTATGGCGCCCCCGGCGCGGGCCTGGAGCTTCGCGAGGGCATGACTTTTACCATTGAGCCTATGATTAACCAGGGCAACGCCAAAACCCGCACCCTGAAAGACGGCTGGACGGTGGTCACCCGCGACAAAAAACTCTCAGCCCAGTGGGAGCACACCGTGCTGGTAACCGCCACCGGGGCTGAGGTACTGACCCTGCGCCCGGAAGAACACGCCCACGAAATGCCAAGCCCGTGA
- a CDS encoding S9 family peptidase, translated as MENYIKTLTRCVQILTVTALTHTANAADGAVQDAASSNEVMSIEQVVSAYGVLPQTQQMRVSPDGSLLAFRKVTAEKDLVVVYSLKENKLVTGVNVGDIDPGYLYFLDDEHLVLVASENMRLAGYRGRHDISSAFVLNVSNGELDQLLRPGDVIAKGQTGLGSIVGTSDNNKYLYMPAYVAESKADRSPDYSLMRVNLESPRRPRQIVKGEPDTRDYFMDGQGNLLAEEIYDNGTNLHEIDVPDGDGGWKTIFSRETALYDYSMMAVTADLKSLVFLDTDESTGREGYFTMSLADGSISQEPIGRSDADVAGLLTDINRIAYGVIYSGFKPSYQMFDPAHQARVDSITEQFPDQHLTLTDWSPDWKRLVFMVQGGASAGTYYLSSEGKKLRYLSSAYGEISDAMVNPTVLHTYKARDGLSIPTILTLPSSRAENPRKMPAVIMPHGGPAAYDSLSFDWMAQALAARGYLVVQPQFRGSVGFGLDHYMAGQGEWGRKMQDDITDAVEYFGNGGLLDPEHVCIVGASYGGYAALAGAAYTPELYSCAVSINGVTDLEGLLDDRRSSGGDDHWVVEYFERSMVKGEYTEDDLKAISPLFAADKVKAPVLLIHGENDKVVPIEQSEDMHDELKDAGKESTFIELDNESHYLQYSKTRQQTLKAILEFVDPYLSDS; from the coding sequence ATGGAAAACTATATAAAAACGCTGACCAGGTGTGTTCAAATTTTAACCGTTACGGCTTTGACGCATACGGCCAATGCGGCCGACGGCGCCGTGCAAGACGCGGCTTCTTCCAATGAGGTAATGTCTATCGAGCAAGTCGTATCCGCTTATGGTGTTCTGCCGCAAACCCAGCAAATGCGTGTTTCTCCAGACGGTTCTTTATTGGCATTTCGCAAAGTCACGGCGGAAAAGGACTTGGTCGTTGTTTACTCGTTAAAAGAGAACAAGCTGGTTACAGGTGTTAACGTGGGCGATATTGACCCGGGTTATCTCTATTTTCTTGATGATGAGCACCTAGTATTGGTGGCCAGCGAGAATATGCGCTTAGCGGGGTATCGCGGACGTCACGATATTAGCTCGGCATTTGTATTAAATGTCAGTAATGGCGAGCTGGACCAGCTTTTGCGGCCCGGCGATGTTATCGCCAAAGGGCAGACCGGACTGGGCAGTATTGTCGGCACCTCGGACAATAATAAATACCTGTATATGCCTGCCTATGTTGCCGAGTCAAAGGCCGATCGCAGTCCCGATTATTCCCTGATGCGGGTTAACCTAGAGTCTCCAAGACGTCCCCGTCAGATCGTTAAAGGTGAGCCGGATACCCGTGATTACTTTATGGACGGTCAGGGTAATCTTTTGGCGGAAGAGATATACGATAACGGCACTAACCTCCACGAGATAGATGTTCCCGATGGCGATGGCGGCTGGAAGACAATTTTTTCCCGCGAGACGGCTCTGTACGATTATTCAATGATGGCGGTCACCGCCGATTTGAAATCACTGGTGTTCTTGGATACTGATGAGAGTACTGGTCGTGAAGGATATTTTACGATGTCGCTGGCTGACGGCAGCATTTCCCAAGAGCCCATCGGGCGCAGCGACGCCGATGTAGCCGGCTTGCTTACCGATATTAACCGGATTGCCTACGGGGTGATCTACTCGGGCTTTAAGCCCTCCTACCAAATGTTTGACCCGGCTCATCAGGCCCGGGTTGATTCGATTACCGAACAGTTTCCCGATCAGCACCTTACCCTGACCGATTGGTCACCCGACTGGAAGCGCCTAGTGTTTATGGTTCAAGGTGGCGCGAGCGCTGGTACTTATTATCTGTCCTCGGAAGGTAAAAAGCTGCGCTACCTGTCCTCGGCCTATGGGGAGATTAGTGATGCAATGGTCAATCCGACGGTGCTTCATACTTATAAAGCCCGCGATGGCTTGAGTATACCGACGATTTTAACCCTGCCGTCTAGCCGTGCCGAAAACCCACGCAAAATGCCCGCGGTTATCATGCCCCACGGTGGTCCAGCGGCGTACGACAGCCTTTCGTTTGATTGGATGGCGCAGGCATTGGCCGCTCGCGGTTATCTGGTTGTCCAGCCCCAATTTCGCGGCTCGGTCGGGTTCGGCTTGGATCACTATATGGCCGGACAAGGCGAGTGGGGACGAAAAATGCAAGATGATATTACCGATGCGGTAGAGTATTTCGGTAATGGAGGCCTGCTTGATCCCGAGCATGTGTGTATTGTCGGCGCTAGTTACGGTGGTTACGCGGCATTGGCCGGCGCCGCTTACACGCCCGAGTTGTATAGCTGCGCTGTATCAATCAACGGCGTAACGGACTTGGAAGGCCTGCTGGATGATCGCCGCTCCAGTGGCGGGGATGATCACTGGGTGGTGGAGTATTTCGAACGGTCTATGGTGAAGGGTGAATACACGGAGGATGACCTGAAAGCCATATCGCCCTTGTTTGCTGCCGATAAGGTAAAAGCGCCAGTGCTCTTAATTCACGGCGAGAACGATAAAGTGGTGCCTATTGAGCAGTCGGAAGATATGCACGATGAATTGAAAGACGCCGGGAAAGAGTCGACGTTTATCGAGCTTGATAATGAAAGCCACTATCTGCAGTATTCCAAAACCCGCCAGCAAACCCTAAAAGCGATATTGGAGTTTGTTGACCCCTATCTTTCTGATAGTTGA
- a CDS encoding DUF2254 domain-containing protein produces MLTKLGWKLLMLSRALWMRTLAFAILAVATALIAIAFKGFIPESVSGLIGSEAVDKVLSILASSMLAVTTFSLSVMVSAHSAAANNLTPRATRLLLEDSTTQNALATFVGSFVYSLVGIIALSTGIYGDQGRVILFVVTIAVVVLIVGTILLWINHLARLGRVSEIAERVEKAAGAAIARRGDHPWLDGKRLDSLEDIPSDCRAIYPDDTGYIQHIDMQALHQWATEKDAEIYITSLPGKFVHPNHPVLYTSHKNDNTEDNTLAAAITIGDTRSFDQDPRFGLLVMAEIASRALSPGINDPGTAIEVLGRGVRLISQWRITPDDVSEFEVPYPRVFVPRIELDELFIDFFSPIARDGAGLIEVQIRLQKSLAALAAIDADFYKVAEHTAKKSLLRAQQSFNFAPDAETLQEVFDRLFS; encoded by the coding sequence ATGCTTACCAAACTCGGCTGGAAGTTGTTAATGCTAAGCCGCGCACTGTGGATGCGAACCCTCGCCTTTGCCATTCTCGCGGTGGCCACCGCTTTGATCGCTATCGCCTTTAAAGGCTTTATTCCCGAATCAGTTTCCGGGCTTATCGGCTCTGAGGCCGTGGATAAAGTATTATCGATTCTCGCCTCCAGCATGCTGGCAGTAACCACCTTTTCTCTGAGCGTGATGGTTTCGGCCCACAGCGCTGCGGCCAACAACCTCACGCCTCGCGCCACACGGCTGTTACTGGAAGATTCCACCACGCAAAACGCTCTAGCCACTTTTGTCGGCTCGTTTGTCTATTCACTCGTGGGCATTATTGCCTTAAGTACCGGCATTTACGGCGACCAGGGGCGGGTTATTTTATTTGTCGTAACCATTGCCGTGGTGGTTCTCATTGTCGGTACTATATTGCTGTGGATTAATCACCTGGCCCGTCTGGGCCGGGTGAGCGAAATTGCCGAGCGGGTGGAAAAAGCCGCGGGCGCCGCCATCGCAAGGCGCGGTGATCACCCCTGGTTGGATGGCAAAAGACTGGACAGCCTGGAGGATATTCCCAGCGACTGCCGCGCCATTTACCCGGATGACACTGGCTATATTCAGCACATCGACATGCAGGCGTTGCACCAATGGGCAACTGAAAAAGACGCTGAGATTTATATCACCAGCCTGCCGGGAAAATTCGTCCACCCTAATCATCCGGTGCTATACACGTCGCACAAAAATGACAATACCGAGGACAACACCTTAGCTGCGGCGATTACCATTGGCGATACGCGCTCGTTTGATCAAGACCCACGTTTCGGCTTGCTGGTAATGGCTGAAATTGCCTCGCGCGCACTTTCGCCCGGTATCAACGACCCGGGCACGGCAATCGAAGTGTTAGGGCGTGGTGTGAGACTCATCAGTCAGTGGCGGATTACCCCGGACGATGTCAGCGAATTTGAGGTGCCCTACCCCCGGGTGTTTGTGCCACGTATCGAATTGGATGAATTGTTTATCGATTTTTTCAGCCCCATTGCACGCGACGGCGCGGGTCTGATTGAAGTACAGATTCGCCTGCAAAAATCTCTCGCCGCACTTGCGGCAATCGATGCGGACTTTTATAAGGTAGCCGAACACACCGCTAAAAAATCGCTACTGCGGGCTCAGCAGTCATTCAACTTTGCCCCAGATGCAGAAACTCTACAAGAAGTATTCGACAGACTTTTCTCTTAA
- a CDS encoding alginate lyase family protein gives MRFSVLMFMALLSPLAFTQTLTNPYHYNEDTSADYRNLLASNYRCDQSLIPAYKGDLVIDSKYDQSDSSKSSVTSSYDSDSAQKAEHIRALMSFIAQQSHSAIYQTSASTRARAAQCISDNLNLWAAADSLLGVKTSPTGVAQRKWFLAAIASVLMQLDSRYTDFYLDSRINNWLDDLAYQVVDDYNYRLEAESDRINNHDYWAAWSVAARALLSDDTRLLQWSEDVFDFAMSQIVLHKSTGLGYLPRELDRGSLAANYHNYAMVPLMYLADALVLNGKDITPYRDQLGALASLTTRFVVDTNSLDSYIGAKQKSVSPGKSVWILPYAVLFGIDENVNSILKANKLTTEYSQMGGDLWSFYQSRVSQ, from the coding sequence ATGCGATTTTCCGTACTGATGTTTATGGCGTTACTTTCGCCCCTGGCTTTTACCCAGACCCTAACCAATCCCTACCACTATAACGAAGATACCAGCGCTGATTACCGCAACTTATTAGCGTCTAATTACCGCTGCGATCAATCACTGATACCCGCTTACAAAGGGGACCTGGTGATCGACAGCAAGTATGATCAGTCAGACTCTTCCAAGTCTTCGGTAACCTCAAGCTACGATAGCGACTCGGCCCAAAAGGCTGAGCATATTCGCGCGCTGATGAGTTTTATAGCACAGCAAAGCCACTCCGCCATCTATCAAACTTCTGCCAGCACTCGCGCCCGCGCTGCACAGTGCATCTCGGATAACCTGAACCTTTGGGCGGCAGCAGATTCTCTGCTGGGGGTAAAAACATCGCCCACGGGCGTCGCCCAGCGCAAATGGTTTTTGGCCGCCATCGCATCGGTACTGATGCAATTGGATAGCCGCTACACTGACTTTTATCTAGATAGTCGGATCAATAACTGGCTGGATGATTTGGCTTACCAAGTGGTGGATGATTACAACTACCGTCTGGAAGCTGAGAGCGACCGAATCAACAATCACGATTATTGGGCGGCTTGGTCAGTTGCCGCACGCGCACTGCTGAGCGATGACACTCGCCTGTTGCAGTGGAGCGAAGATGTATTTGATTTTGCCATGAGTCAAATCGTGCTGCACAAGTCCACCGGCCTTGGGTATCTGCCTCGCGAGCTCGACCGTGGCTCACTGGCGGCAAACTATCACAACTACGCCATGGTGCCACTTATGTACTTGGCCGATGCACTGGTCTTAAACGGTAAAGATATTACGCCTTATCGCGATCAGCTGGGCGCGTTAGCCTCTCTGACCACACGCTTTGTGGTAGACACCAACAGCTTGGATTCCTACATCGGAGCAAAACAAAAAAGCGTAAGCCCGGGAAAAAGCGTTTGGATTTTGCCTTACGCGGTATTGTTTGGCATCGACGAGAATGTAAATTCAATTCTTAAGGCCAATAAACTCACTACCGAATATTCGCAAATGGGTGGTGATTTATGGTCTTTTTACCAGTCTCGAGTTAGTCAATAA